A region from the Engraulis encrasicolus isolate BLACKSEA-1 chromosome 18, IST_EnEncr_1.0, whole genome shotgun sequence genome encodes:
- the znf395b gene encoding zinc finger protein 395b isoform X4, which produces MTAVQPRGRRSPAGSQADTGPQEEVEEELIYMQCCGQEDPVRENQAQHQAQAQGPACQQVYPATAASSGAWPSSSALTCAGSSNSFRSPESVEMDEIMAAMVLTSLSCSPMMHSGAPQKDLLPACSSSGDMECGGGELSDSGSSGYWSWDHGSVSPAPSPSVTEVDGSLSQSGDQGTEMDGCPSQSPDEGLHMELDMGEGRRHKGCGRGAYRCLWPGCSKVLNSRVAMKRHIHTHHLGGESEHSQCEEDFYYTEVSSEEEPSPPSPAASPSPSPSQSPSLGPTTTPTSTSSSSSRGVWASSSTSSTTPTSTSSSRGVWASSSSSSSSTSSSSSSTGVWAPCCSSSGSSTPGPQASSSAYCYSSPLSQSAPSSVWQIHTEHLYQACAPVQVTVSSGSSSPPSYWAPAGDAHGQGHSLHTHTQVLSSRSRSVSVGEQWLQRNSAPSRTHTISASPSRNHCTFRKGRGEAKKCRKVYGVELRAQWCTACRWKKACQRFPD; this is translated from the exons ATGACCGCCGTGCAGCCCAGAGGGAGGAGGAGTCCGGCGGGGAGCCAGGCAGACACAGGCccccaggaggaggtggaggaggagctg ATCTACATGCAGTGTTGTGGCCAGGAAGACCCTGTCCGGGAGAACCAGGCCCAGCACCAGGCCCAAGCCCAGGGTCCGGCATGCCAGCAGGTGTACCCAGCCACAGCTGCCTCCTCTGGGGCCTGGCCCTCCTCCTCAGCCCTCACCTGCGCAGGCTCCTCCAACAG TTTCCGTAGTCCAGAGTCGGTGGAGATGGATGAGATCATGGCTGCCATGGTGCTGACCAGCCTCTCCTGTAGTCCCATGATGCATAGCGGCGCCCCGCAGAAGGACCTACTTCCTG CATGCTCCTCTTCGGGTGATATGGAGTGCGGGGGAGGGGAGCTGTCGGACAGCGGCAGCAGCGGCTACTGGAGTTGGGACCACGGCAGTGTTAGTCCCGCCCCCTCGCCCTCCGTCACAGAGGTGGACGGCAGCCTCAGTCAATCAGGAGACCAGGGGACAGAGATGGACGGCTGCCCCAGCCAATCACCAGACGAGGGGCTCCACATGGAACTGGACATGGGGGAGGGCAGGAGGCacaag GGCTGTGGGAGAGGGGCGTACCGCTGCCTGTGGCCCGGCTGCAGTAAGGTGCTGAACTCCAGAGTCGCCATGaagaggcacatacacacacaccacctggg AGGGGAGTCTGAACACTCCCAGTGTGAGGAGGATTTTTACTACACGGAGGTGTCGTCTGAAGAGGAGCCCAGCCCCCCGTCTCCGGCCGCGTCCccgtctccctccccctctcagtCTCCGTCCCTAgggcccaccaccacccccacttccacctcctcttcctcttccagggGGGTCtgggcctcctcctccacctcctccaccacccccacctccacctcctcttccaggGGGGTCTgggcctcttcctcctcgtcttcctcctccacctcctcctcctcctcctctactgggGTCTGGGCCCCCTGCTGCTCCTCGTCAGGTAGCAGCACACCGGGCCCCCAGGCTTCATCCTCGG CCTACTGCTACTCCAGCCCCCTCAGCCAGTCCGCTCCCAGCAGTGTCTGGCAGATCCACACAGAGCATCTCTACCAG GCCTGCGCCCCTGTCCAGGTGACGGTGTCTTCAGGGTCCTCGTCCCCCCCGAGCTACTGGGCCCCCGCTGGAGACGCACACGGACAAGGacacagtctgcacacacacacacag gtgctgtCGTCTCGGAGTCGGTCGGTGAGTGTGGGGGAGCAGTGGCTGCAGAGAAACAGCGCCCCCAGCAGGACACACACCATCAGCGCATCGCCCTCACGCAACCACTGCACATTCAG
- the znf395b gene encoding zinc finger protein 395b isoform X2: MTAVQPRGRRSPAGSQADTGPQEEVEEELIYMQCCGQEDPVRENQAQHQAQAQGPACQQVYPATAASSGAWPSSSALTCAGSSNSFRSPESVEMDEIMAAMVLTSLSCSPMMHSGAPQKDLLPACSSSGDMECGGGELSDSGSSGYWSWDHGSVSPAPSPSVTEVDGSLSQSGDQGTEMDGCPSQSPDEGLHMELDMGEGRRHKGCGRGAYRCLWPGCSKVLNSRVAMKRHIHLQHLGGESEHSQCEEDFYYTEVSSEEEPSPPSPAASPSPSPSQSPSLGPTTTPTSTSSSSSRGVWASSSTSSTTPTSTSSSRGVWASSSSSSSSTSSSSSSTGVWAPCCSSSGSSTPGPQASSSGSSTLGPQASSSAYCYSSPLSQSAPSSVWQIHTEHLYQACAPVQVTVSSGSSSPPSYWAPAGDAHGQGHSLHTHTQVLSSRSRSVSVGEQWLQRNSAPSRTHTISASPSRNHCTFRKGRGEAKKCRKVYGVELRAQWCTACRWKKACQRFPD; the protein is encoded by the exons ATGACCGCCGTGCAGCCCAGAGGGAGGAGGAGTCCGGCGGGGAGCCAGGCAGACACAGGCccccaggaggaggtggaggaggagctg ATCTACATGCAGTGTTGTGGCCAGGAAGACCCTGTCCGGGAGAACCAGGCCCAGCACCAGGCCCAAGCCCAGGGTCCGGCATGCCAGCAGGTGTACCCAGCCACAGCTGCCTCCTCTGGGGCCTGGCCCTCCTCCTCAGCCCTCACCTGCGCAGGCTCCTCCAACAG TTTCCGTAGTCCAGAGTCGGTGGAGATGGATGAGATCATGGCTGCCATGGTGCTGACCAGCCTCTCCTGTAGTCCCATGATGCATAGCGGCGCCCCGCAGAAGGACCTACTTCCTG CATGCTCCTCTTCGGGTGATATGGAGTGCGGGGGAGGGGAGCTGTCGGACAGCGGCAGCAGCGGCTACTGGAGTTGGGACCACGGCAGTGTTAGTCCCGCCCCCTCGCCCTCCGTCACAGAGGTGGACGGCAGCCTCAGTCAATCAGGAGACCAGGGGACAGAGATGGACGGCTGCCCCAGCCAATCACCAGACGAGGGGCTCCACATGGAACTGGACATGGGGGAGGGCAGGAGGCacaag GGCTGTGGGAGAGGGGCGTACCGCTGCCTGTGGCCCGGCTGCAGTAAGGTGCTGAACTCCAGAGTCGCCATGaagaggcacatacac CTCCAACACCTGGg AGGGGAGTCTGAACACTCCCAGTGTGAGGAGGATTTTTACTACACGGAGGTGTCGTCTGAAGAGGAGCCCAGCCCCCCGTCTCCGGCCGCGTCCccgtctccctccccctctcagtCTCCGTCCCTAgggcccaccaccacccccacttccacctcctcttcctcttccagggGGGTCtgggcctcctcctccacctcctccaccacccccacctccacctcctcttccaggGGGGTCTgggcctcttcctcctcgtcttcctcctccacctcctcctcctcctcctctactgggGTCTGGGCCCCCTGCTGCTCCTCGTCAGGTAGCAGCACACCGGGCCCCCAGGCTTCATCCTCGGGTAGCAGCACACTGGGCCCCCAGGCTTCATCCTCAGCCTACTGCTACTCCAGCCCCCTCAGCCAGTCCGCTCCCAGCAGTGTCTGGCAGATCCACACAGAGCATCTCTACCAG GCCTGCGCCCCTGTCCAGGTGACGGTGTCTTCAGGGTCCTCGTCCCCCCCGAGCTACTGGGCCCCCGCTGGAGACGCACACGGACAAGGacacagtctgcacacacacacacag gtgctgtCGTCTCGGAGTCGGTCGGTGAGTGTGGGGGAGCAGTGGCTGCAGAGAAACAGCGCCCCCAGCAGGACACACACCATCAGCGCATCGCCCTCACGCAACCACTGCACATTCAG
- the znf395b gene encoding zinc finger protein 395b isoform X1, which produces MTAVQPRGRRSPAGSQADTGPQEEVEEELIYMQCCGQEDPVRENQAQHQAQAQGPACQQVYPATAASSGAWPSSSALTCAGSSNSFRSPESVEMDEIMAAMVLTSLSCSPMMHSGAPQKDLLPACSSSGDMECGGGELSDSGSSGYWSWDHGSVSPAPSPSVTEVDGSLSQSGDQGTEMDGCPSQSPDEGLHMELDMGEGRRHKGCGRGAYRCLWPGCSKVLNSRVAMKRHIHTHHLGGESEHSQCEEDFYYTEVSSEEEPSPPSPAASPSPSPSQSPSLGPTTTPTSTSSSSSRGVWASSSTSSTTPTSTSSSRGVWASSSSSSSSTSSSSSSTGVWAPCCSSSGSSTPGPQASSSGSSTLGPQASSSAYCYSSPLSQSAPSSVWQIHTEHLYQACAPVQVTVSSGSSSPPSYWAPAGDAHGQGHSLHTHTQVLSSRSRSVSVGEQWLQRNSAPSRTHTISASPSRNHCTFRKGRGEAKKCRKVYGVELRAQWCTACRWKKACQRFPD; this is translated from the exons ATGACCGCCGTGCAGCCCAGAGGGAGGAGGAGTCCGGCGGGGAGCCAGGCAGACACAGGCccccaggaggaggtggaggaggagctg ATCTACATGCAGTGTTGTGGCCAGGAAGACCCTGTCCGGGAGAACCAGGCCCAGCACCAGGCCCAAGCCCAGGGTCCGGCATGCCAGCAGGTGTACCCAGCCACAGCTGCCTCCTCTGGGGCCTGGCCCTCCTCCTCAGCCCTCACCTGCGCAGGCTCCTCCAACAG TTTCCGTAGTCCAGAGTCGGTGGAGATGGATGAGATCATGGCTGCCATGGTGCTGACCAGCCTCTCCTGTAGTCCCATGATGCATAGCGGCGCCCCGCAGAAGGACCTACTTCCTG CATGCTCCTCTTCGGGTGATATGGAGTGCGGGGGAGGGGAGCTGTCGGACAGCGGCAGCAGCGGCTACTGGAGTTGGGACCACGGCAGTGTTAGTCCCGCCCCCTCGCCCTCCGTCACAGAGGTGGACGGCAGCCTCAGTCAATCAGGAGACCAGGGGACAGAGATGGACGGCTGCCCCAGCCAATCACCAGACGAGGGGCTCCACATGGAACTGGACATGGGGGAGGGCAGGAGGCacaag GGCTGTGGGAGAGGGGCGTACCGCTGCCTGTGGCCCGGCTGCAGTAAGGTGCTGAACTCCAGAGTCGCCATGaagaggcacatacacacacaccacctggg AGGGGAGTCTGAACACTCCCAGTGTGAGGAGGATTTTTACTACACGGAGGTGTCGTCTGAAGAGGAGCCCAGCCCCCCGTCTCCGGCCGCGTCCccgtctccctccccctctcagtCTCCGTCCCTAgggcccaccaccacccccacttccacctcctcttcctcttccagggGGGTCtgggcctcctcctccacctcctccaccacccccacctccacctcctcttccaggGGGGTCTgggcctcttcctcctcgtcttcctcctccacctcctcctcctcctcctctactgggGTCTGGGCCCCCTGCTGCTCCTCGTCAGGTAGCAGCACACCGGGCCCCCAGGCTTCATCCTCGGGTAGCAGCACACTGGGCCCCCAGGCTTCATCCTCAGCCTACTGCTACTCCAGCCCCCTCAGCCAGTCCGCTCCCAGCAGTGTCTGGCAGATCCACACAGAGCATCTCTACCAG GCCTGCGCCCCTGTCCAGGTGACGGTGTCTTCAGGGTCCTCGTCCCCCCCGAGCTACTGGGCCCCCGCTGGAGACGCACACGGACAAGGacacagtctgcacacacacacacag gtgctgtCGTCTCGGAGTCGGTCGGTGAGTGTGGGGGAGCAGTGGCTGCAGAGAAACAGCGCCCCCAGCAGGACACACACCATCAGCGCATCGCCCTCACGCAACCACTGCACATTCAG